The Blastococcus sp. HT6-4 genome window below encodes:
- the truB gene encoding tRNA pseudouridine(55) synthase TruB, with the protein MSPKRPDADVPPGLLLVDKAGGMTSHDVVARARRALSVRKVGHAGTLDPMATGLLVLGVGAATRLLGHVGGHDKTYEATIRLGQSTVTDDREGEVLATTSATHVGDDAVRSALAAQTGPLQQVPSAVSAVKVDGRRSYDRVRAGETVELAARSVTVHRLEVHRITRPTPELVDVDVTVDCTAGTYIRAIARDAGAALGVGGHLTALRRTASGPFTVAQAGVVEDAAASLVAGGGPGFLGLTEAARLVFPERVLTAEETRALGYGQRIPATGADGLHAAIGPDGRLAALVEDAGRTARVAVGFPPG; encoded by the coding sequence GTGAGCCCCAAGCGCCCCGACGCCGACGTCCCGCCCGGTCTGCTCCTGGTGGACAAGGCGGGGGGCATGACCTCGCACGACGTCGTCGCCCGCGCCCGCCGCGCGCTGTCGGTCCGCAAGGTCGGCCACGCCGGCACGCTCGACCCGATGGCCACCGGGCTGCTGGTCCTGGGCGTCGGGGCGGCCACCCGGCTGCTCGGCCACGTCGGCGGGCACGACAAGACCTACGAGGCCACGATCCGCCTCGGCCAGTCCACCGTGACCGACGACCGCGAGGGCGAGGTGCTGGCCACGACGTCGGCCACGCACGTCGGTGACGACGCCGTCCGGTCGGCGCTGGCCGCGCAGACCGGTCCGCTGCAGCAGGTCCCCTCCGCGGTCAGCGCGGTGAAGGTCGACGGCCGCCGCTCCTACGACCGGGTGCGTGCCGGCGAGACGGTGGAGCTCGCCGCCCGCTCGGTCACCGTGCACCGGCTCGAGGTGCACCGGATCACCCGACCGACCCCCGAGCTGGTCGACGTCGACGTCACCGTCGACTGCACCGCCGGTACCTACATCCGCGCGATCGCGCGCGACGCCGGCGCCGCGCTCGGCGTCGGCGGGCACCTCACCGCGCTGCGCCGGACCGCCTCCGGGCCGTTCACCGTGGCGCAGGCCGGCGTGGTCGAGGACGCCGCGGCCTCCCTCGTCGCCGGCGGCGGACCAGGATTTCTGGGGCTCACCGAGGCGGCGCGGCTGGTCTTCCCCGAGCGGGTCCTCACCGCCGAGGAGACGCGGGCGCTCGGCTACGGCCAGCGGATCCCGGCGACGGGCGCCGACGGCCTGCACGCCGCCATCGGCCCCGACGGCCGCCTCGCGGCCCTCGTCGAGGACGCCGGGAGGACGGCGCGGGTCGCGGTGGGCTTCCCGCCCGGCTGA